The following are from one region of the Hymenobacter sp. YIM 151858-1 genome:
- a CDS encoding sll1863 family stress response protein — MSYTPNPDHMRAPSHLSENELRQALDELDTKIKTLHARANATTANSPHHYHEHIAALEVKRSKLAEQLGTPGREAGEQGSVWTEIKRGIDTLRDDISKLI, encoded by the coding sequence ATGAGCTACACGCCTAACCCCGACCACATGCGTGCGCCTAGCCACCTCAGCGAAAATGAGTTGCGGCAGGCGCTCGACGAGCTGGACACCAAGATTAAAACCCTGCATGCCCGCGCCAACGCTACCACCGCCAACTCGCCGCACCACTACCACGAGCACATTGCTGCCCTGGAGGTGAAGCGCAGCAAGCTGGCCGAGCAACTTGGTACCCCGGGCCGCGAGGCGGGCGAGCAAGGCAGCGTCTGGACGGAAATTAAGCGCGGCATCGATACGCTGCGCGACGACATCAGCAAGCTGATTTAA
- a CDS encoding outer membrane protein assembly factor BamE, protein MRNRLIGVVMAAALLYACTAQESYQNAVACTEIETGMTQEQVRHLMGEPTGDDTAADGGHTWSYLFGSATDTQPIKIVFGADGRVTSKQCAPEAQGDKRPDSGDYGKQ, encoded by the coding sequence ATGCGCAACCGACTGATTGGGGTGGTAATGGCCGCAGCCCTGCTGTATGCCTGTACCGCGCAGGAAAGCTACCAAAACGCCGTAGCCTGCACCGAAATTGAAACCGGCATGACCCAGGAGCAAGTGCGCCACCTGATGGGTGAGCCCACCGGCGACGACACCGCCGCCGATGGCGGCCACACGTGGTCGTACCTGTTTGGCAGCGCCACCGACACGCAGCCGATTAAGATTGTTTTCGGGGCCGATGGCCGCGTAACGAGCAAGCAGTGCGCCCCCGAGGCGCAAGGCGACAAACGCCCCGATAGCGGCGACTACGGCAAGCAGTAA